The following proteins are co-located in the Synechococcus sp. PROS-U-1 genome:
- a CDS encoding 3'(2'),5'-bisphosphate nucleotidase CysQ yields MMPSSAVLPDGVNQEALLTELRRLSWGAADILRAYARGEQPPHGFPKALSVDDGGEGPVSAADLAVNKWLLDGLSSSFDDADWTLLSEETAKEQLTEGEPLPAEWLWILDPLDGTKDFLQGTGEYAVHLALVRGRRPVLGVVLLPEADELWIGIVGEGAWCEDRQGERSPVRFSDRTAVSDLILVASRSHRDDRLVKLIDALELGGSKAVGSVGYKVATILRGETDLYVSLSGKSAPKDWDMAAPEAVLLAAGGRFTHSDQADLTYNTGDVRQAGCLIASHGKAHAELGERATRAMAEIDPGFQV; encoded by the coding sequence ATGATGCCCAGCTCTGCCGTTCTTCCCGATGGCGTTAACCAGGAGGCTCTGCTGACGGAACTGCGTCGCCTGAGCTGGGGAGCCGCCGACATCTTGCGGGCTTATGCCCGCGGCGAGCAGCCCCCGCATGGTTTCCCCAAAGCCTTGAGTGTTGATGACGGCGGCGAGGGCCCGGTGTCTGCGGCTGACCTGGCCGTGAACAAGTGGCTGCTGGACGGTCTGTCCAGCTCCTTTGATGATGCCGACTGGACTCTGTTGAGTGAGGAGACTGCCAAGGAACAGCTCACCGAAGGAGAACCGCTGCCTGCGGAATGGCTCTGGATCCTCGATCCTCTGGATGGCACCAAGGATTTCCTGCAGGGCACAGGCGAATACGCCGTTCATCTGGCTTTGGTGCGGGGGCGACGCCCCGTTCTTGGGGTGGTGCTGCTCCCGGAAGCCGATGAGCTCTGGATTGGCATCGTCGGCGAAGGAGCTTGGTGTGAAGACCGTCAGGGTGAGCGTTCGCCGGTTCGCTTCAGCGACAGAACCGCGGTTTCGGATCTGATCCTGGTGGCCAGCCGCAGCCACCGCGATGACCGTCTGGTCAAGTTGATTGACGCCCTCGAGCTCGGCGGTTCCAAAGCGGTGGGCAGCGTTGGCTACAAGGTCGCCACGATCCTGAGAGGCGAAACCGACCTCTATGTCTCTCTCTCTGGCAAGAGTGCTCCCAAGGATTGGGACATGGCGGCTCCGGAAGCAGTGCTGCTTGCGGCTGGTGGTCGATTCACCCATTCCGATCAGGCCGATCTCACCTACAACACAGGTGATGTCCGTCAGGCCGGCTGCCTGATCGCCAGCCATGGAAAAGCCCACGCCGAGCTCGGAGAGCGTGCGACGCGGGCCATGGCCGAGATCGATCCCGGCTTTCAGGTCTGA
- a CDS encoding polyribonucleotide nucleotidyltransferase: protein MQGQTQSISFDGREIRLTTGRFAPQAGGSVLVECGDTAVLVTATRSGGREGIDFLPLICDYEERLYAAGRIPGSYMRRESRPPERATLTARLIDRPMRPLFPSWMRDDLQVVATCLSLDERVPADVLAVTGASIATLLAGIPFNGPMAAVRVGLLGDDFVLNPSYREIERGDLDLVVAGTPDGVVMVEAGANQLPEGDVIEAIDFGYEAICELIKAQEQLLKDLGITQVKPETPEQDSTVPAYLEKQCTKAISAVLSKFDQSKEERDTALETVKGEVSETIAGLKDDHAVRQALASSSKLLGNSFKALTKKLMRQQILKDGKRVDGRGLDEVRQISAMAGVLPRRVHGSGLFQRGLTQVLSTATLGTPSDAQEMDDLHPNTEKLYLHHYNFPPYSVGETRPMRSPGRREIGHGALAERAILPVLPEKDTFPYVVRVVSEVLSSNGSTSMGSVCGSTLSLMDAGVPLKAPVSGAAMGLIKEGDEVRILTDIQGIEDFLGDMDFKVAGSEKGITALQMDMKITGLPVKTVAEAVNQARPARLHILEKMLEAIDTPRDNLSPHAPRLLSFRIDPELIGTVIGPGGRTIKGITERTNTKIDIEDGGIVTIASHDGAAAEEAQKIIEGLTRKVNEGEVFSGSITRIIPIGAFVEILPGKEGMIHISQLSEARVEKVEDVVKVGDEVTVRVREIDNRGRINLTLRGVPQAGEAAEVEPQPTPVAPLS from the coding sequence GTGCAAGGACAAACCCAGTCGATCTCCTTTGACGGACGCGAGATTCGACTGACCACCGGGCGCTTTGCCCCTCAGGCGGGAGGATCCGTCTTGGTGGAATGTGGCGACACCGCCGTGCTTGTCACCGCAACCCGTTCAGGGGGCCGTGAGGGCATTGATTTCCTGCCACTGATCTGCGACTACGAAGAGCGCCTCTATGCGGCTGGGCGCATTCCCGGCAGCTACATGCGTCGTGAAAGCCGCCCACCCGAACGCGCCACCCTCACGGCTCGGCTGATTGACCGCCCCATGCGGCCCCTGTTCCCCAGCTGGATGCGTGATGACTTGCAGGTGGTAGCCACTTGCTTGTCCCTCGATGAAAGGGTGCCCGCCGATGTTCTGGCGGTGACGGGAGCATCCATTGCCACGCTTCTCGCGGGCATCCCCTTCAACGGCCCGATGGCGGCGGTGCGCGTGGGTCTGCTGGGAGACGACTTCGTCCTCAACCCGAGCTACCGGGAGATCGAACGGGGTGATCTCGACCTCGTGGTCGCCGGAACCCCTGACGGCGTGGTGATGGTCGAAGCCGGCGCCAATCAGCTGCCCGAGGGAGACGTGATCGAGGCGATTGATTTCGGCTACGAAGCGATCTGCGAACTGATCAAGGCTCAGGAACAACTGCTCAAGGATCTCGGCATCACCCAGGTGAAGCCGGAAACCCCCGAACAAGACAGCACGGTTCCCGCCTATCTGGAAAAGCAATGCACCAAAGCCATCAGTGCTGTCCTCAGCAAATTTGATCAAAGCAAAGAGGAACGGGACACAGCCCTGGAGACCGTGAAGGGCGAGGTCTCCGAAACCATCGCAGGGCTCAAGGACGACCATGCCGTCCGCCAGGCTCTGGCCAGCAGCTCGAAGTTGCTCGGCAACAGCTTCAAGGCGCTGACCAAAAAGTTGATGCGGCAACAGATCCTCAAGGACGGCAAGCGCGTTGATGGGCGTGGCCTCGACGAGGTGCGTCAGATCAGCGCCATGGCCGGCGTGCTGCCGCGGCGTGTGCATGGATCCGGTTTGTTCCAGCGGGGACTGACCCAGGTGCTCTCCACCGCAACGCTCGGCACTCCCAGCGATGCCCAGGAGATGGACGACCTCCATCCCAACACCGAGAAGCTGTACCTGCATCACTACAACTTCCCTCCCTACTCCGTCGGAGAGACCCGGCCGATGCGCTCACCCGGTCGTCGTGAAATCGGCCATGGCGCCCTGGCCGAGCGGGCCATTCTTCCGGTTCTGCCTGAGAAGGACACCTTCCCCTATGTGGTGCGTGTGGTGAGCGAAGTGCTCAGCTCCAATGGCTCCACCTCCATGGGTTCTGTTTGCGGCAGCACCCTGTCCCTGATGGACGCTGGCGTGCCGTTGAAGGCCCCCGTGAGTGGCGCTGCCATGGGCCTGATCAAGGAAGGCGATGAGGTGCGGATCCTCACCGACATCCAGGGCATCGAGGACTTCCTCGGTGACATGGACTTCAAGGTGGCTGGAAGCGAAAAGGGCATCACAGCCCTGCAGATGGACATGAAGATCACCGGCCTGCCGGTGAAGACGGTGGCCGAGGCCGTCAACCAGGCGCGCCCGGCGCGACTCCACATCCTCGAGAAGATGCTCGAGGCGATCGACACACCACGGGACAACCTCTCTCCTCACGCCCCACGCCTGCTCAGCTTCAGGATTGATCCTGAGCTGATCGGCACCGTGATCGGTCCCGGCGGTCGCACCATCAAGGGCATCACCGAACGCACGAACACCAAGATCGACATCGAGGACGGTGGCATTGTGACCATCGCATCCCACGATGGTGCTGCAGCGGAAGAAGCCCAGAAGATCATTGAAGGCCTGACTCGCAAGGTCAATGAGGGTGAGGTGTTCTCCGGTTCGATCACTCGGATCATCCCCATCGGCGCCTTTGTGGAGATCCTTCCTGGCAAGGAAGGCATGATCCACATCTCGCAGCTCTCCGAAGCTCGCGTCGAGAAGGTGGAAGACGTGGTGAAGGTGGGCGACGAGGTGACCGTGCGGGTGCGAGAAATCGACAACCGCGGCCGCATCAACCTCACCCTGCGTGGCGTGCCCCAGGCCGGCGAAGCCGCCGAAGTGGAGCCTCAGCCCACCCCGGTGGCACCCCTCAGCTGA
- the rpsN gene encoding 30S ribosomal protein S14: protein MAKKSMIARDVKRKKMVERYAAKRAALMAAFNAAEDPMDRLEIHRKIQALPRNSARIRVRNRCWATGKPRGVYRDFGLCRNQLRERAHKGELPGVVKSSW, encoded by the coding sequence ATGGCCAAGAAGTCGATGATCGCTCGCGATGTGAAGCGCAAAAAAATGGTTGAGCGCTATGCAGCGAAGCGCGCAGCTCTGATGGCGGCGTTTAATGCAGCCGAAGATCCGATGGATCGTCTGGAGATCCATCGGAAGATTCAGGCGCTCCCCCGCAACAGTGCACGCATCCGCGTCCGCAACCGCTGCTGGGCCACCGGCAAGCCCCGCGGCGTCTACCGCGATTTCGGTCTGTGCCGCAACCAGCTTCGTGAGCGCGCCCACAAGGGAGAACTGCCCGGCGTGGTCAAGTCCAGCTGGTGA
- the rseP gene encoding RIP metalloprotease RseP: protein MNVLAALLVLALLIVVHEAGHFLAATLQGIRVSGFSIGFGPALIKKQRRGVTYALRLFPLGGFVAFPDDDEESTIPADDPDLLRNRPIPQQALVVAAGVMANLALALVVLLGQAAFVGVPAEPEPGVLVVQVQPDGAAARSGLRAGDQILSLNTKPLTAGQRGVESMVRDVKAAPQQSIRVERKRGDETTTVQLIPDDQQGMGKIGAQLQANISGEMRRVRDPWELVLTTGSQFTQLLQQTVRGYAGLLTNFRATAGQVSGPVKIVEMGAQLSQQGGSGLVLFSALISINLAVLNSLPLPLLDGWQMMMLAIQSVRGRPVSERIQMAFAQSGFLLLVGLTLVLIVRDTSQLPVIQQLMGR from the coding sequence ATGAACGTGTTGGCGGCCCTCCTGGTCCTTGCTCTGCTGATCGTGGTGCATGAAGCAGGACATTTCCTCGCAGCCACACTCCAGGGCATCCGCGTCAGCGGGTTCTCGATCGGCTTTGGTCCGGCCCTGATCAAGAAGCAACGTCGCGGAGTGACCTACGCCCTGCGGCTGTTTCCCCTTGGTGGCTTTGTCGCCTTCCCTGACGACGACGAGGAGAGCACAATCCCTGCCGATGATCCAGATCTGCTGCGCAACCGACCGATCCCCCAGCAAGCCCTGGTGGTTGCTGCTGGGGTGATGGCCAATCTGGCTTTGGCTCTGGTGGTGCTGTTAGGTCAGGCAGCTTTTGTGGGCGTCCCCGCCGAACCGGAGCCTGGGGTTCTGGTGGTTCAGGTTCAACCCGATGGTGCCGCAGCCCGATCAGGCCTTCGTGCCGGCGACCAGATCCTCAGTTTGAACACCAAACCCCTCACTGCAGGGCAACGGGGCGTTGAGTCGATGGTGCGCGATGTGAAAGCAGCACCGCAACAATCCATCCGTGTGGAGCGAAAACGGGGAGACGAGACGACAACGGTTCAACTGATCCCGGACGATCAACAGGGCATGGGGAAAATCGGGGCCCAACTCCAGGCCAACATCAGCGGGGAGATGCGCCGAGTGCGTGATCCCTGGGAACTTGTTCTCACCACCGGCTCGCAGTTCACCCAACTCCTGCAGCAGACCGTGCGTGGCTATGCCGGTCTGCTCACCAACTTCCGAGCCACAGCAGGCCAGGTCAGTGGTCCGGTGAAGATCGTTGAGATGGGGGCTCAGCTCAGCCAGCAAGGGGGATCAGGGTTGGTGCTCTTCTCAGCCCTCATTTCGATCAATCTGGCGGTGCTGAATTCACTGCCGCTGCCACTGCTCGATGGCTGGCAAATGATGATGCTCGCGATCCAATCCGTTCGCGGTCGTCCTGTTTCGGAACGGATTCAAATGGCTTTTGCCCAATCCGGTTTTCTTCTTCTGGTGGGACTCACCCTTGTTTTGATCGTGCGTGACACCAGTCAGCTGCCCGTCATTCAGCAATTGATGGGTCGGTGA
- the serS gene encoding serine--tRNA ligase has product MLDQRLVRDNPETIAQQLGRRGKSVDLTKLQLIAQQQRDLEQQRSSLQAEGNQIGKEVGQRIKAGADPKGEDVAELRHKGNAIKQKVAVLEDEEKQLSSELKQQLLGFPNLPAEACPDGRSEEDNIEVRRWGSPRVEDNLEEHWQIAERLQLLDTERSVRIAQSRFVTLLGQGARLERGLINFMLDLHASKGYREVLPPVLVNSASLTGSGQLPKFAEESFRCADDDLWLTPTAEVPVTSLHRDEIIPADQLPLRYAAYSPCFRREAGSYGRDTRGLIRLHQFNKVELYWFAHPDQSEEAHQQITADAEAVLQALELPYRVLDLCTADLGFSARRTYDLEVWLPGAGAYREISSCSVCGDFQARRSSIRTKEGKATKLVHTLNGSGLAIGRTMAALLENGQQADGSVLLPKALVPYVGRERLQPE; this is encoded by the coding sequence GTGCTCGATCAGCGCCTTGTGCGTGACAACCCCGAAACGATCGCCCAGCAACTGGGGCGTCGAGGTAAGTCTGTTGATCTCACCAAACTGCAGCTGATCGCTCAGCAGCAGCGTGATCTGGAGCAACAACGCAGCAGCCTCCAGGCGGAAGGCAATCAGATCGGCAAAGAGGTCGGGCAGCGGATCAAGGCAGGTGCTGATCCCAAAGGCGAAGACGTGGCCGAACTGCGCCACAAGGGCAATGCCATCAAGCAGAAGGTGGCGGTTCTTGAGGACGAGGAAAAGCAGCTGTCGAGTGAGCTCAAGCAACAGCTGCTTGGGTTTCCCAACCTTCCGGCCGAAGCCTGCCCTGATGGGCGCAGTGAGGAGGACAACATTGAGGTCCGCCGTTGGGGCAGCCCCCGCGTTGAAGACAACCTGGAAGAGCACTGGCAGATCGCCGAACGCCTGCAGCTGCTCGATACGGAACGATCCGTCCGAATCGCTCAGAGCCGGTTCGTCACCCTGCTGGGGCAGGGGGCTCGACTGGAGCGTGGCCTGATCAACTTCATGCTCGACCTCCATGCGAGCAAGGGGTACCGGGAAGTGCTGCCCCCGGTGCTTGTGAACAGCGCCAGCCTCACCGGCTCAGGACAGCTGCCCAAGTTCGCTGAGGAGAGCTTCCGTTGCGCGGATGACGACCTCTGGCTGACACCAACCGCTGAAGTCCCGGTGACCTCCCTGCACCGGGACGAAATCATCCCGGCGGATCAACTGCCGCTGCGCTACGCCGCCTACAGCCCCTGTTTCCGACGTGAAGCCGGTAGCTACGGCCGTGACACACGTGGTCTGATTCGCCTGCACCAGTTCAACAAGGTGGAGTTGTATTGGTTTGCGCATCCGGATCAATCCGAAGAAGCCCATCAGCAGATCACGGCCGATGCGGAAGCCGTGCTGCAGGCCTTGGAACTCCCCTATCGAGTCTTGGACCTGTGCACCGCAGACCTTGGATTCTCAGCACGCCGGACCTACGACCTCGAAGTCTGGCTGCCGGGGGCGGGTGCCTACCGGGAAATCTCGAGTTGCAGCGTTTGTGGCGATTTTCAGGCGCGACGATCCTCCATCCGCACCAAAGAAGGCAAAGCAACGAAACTGGTCCACACCCTGAACGGCAGCGGTCTGGCCATCGGCAGAACCATGGCGGCCCTGCTGGAGAACGGCCAACAGGCAGACGGCAGCGTTCTACTGCCCAAAGCCTTAGTGCCTTACGTCGGCCGCGAGCGACTCCAGCCAGAATGA